One window of Perca flavescens isolate YP-PL-M2 chromosome 15, PFLA_1.0, whole genome shotgun sequence genomic DNA carries:
- the rln3a gene encoding relaxin-3a — protein sequence MWKAVVLVACLLVAGVQPMDSPTYGVKLCGREFIRAVIFTCGGSRWRRSLRSSDVSEDPFSSRQEESLEGLSHHPVVESLLQSKSDLSFTSRNDHEGVFSRPARSFISDEILEVLRKADRKGRDVVVGLSNACCKWGCSKGEISSLC from the exons ATGTGGAAAGCTGTGGTACTGGTGGCGTGTCTGCTAGTGGCTGGGGTTCAGCCCATGGACAGCCCAACATATGGGGTAAAGCTATGTGGCCGGGAGTTCATTCGGGCAGTTATCTTCACCTGCGGAGGCTCACGATGGAGGCGGTCACTCAGGAGTTCAG ATGTTTCAGAGGACCCATTCAGCTCCCGCCAGGAGGAGTCTTTGGAGGGCTTGAGTCACCATCCTGTGGTAGAGAGTCTCCTCCAAAGCAAAAGTGATCTAAGCTTCACAAGTAGGAACGACCATGAGGGAGTGTTTAGCAGGCCGGCACGTTCTTTCATCAGTGACGAAATCCTGGAAGTCCTACGCAAGGCTGACCGCAAGGGCCGGGACGTGGTGGTGGGCCTGTCTAATGCCTGCTGCAAGTGGGGCTGCAGCAAGGGCGAGATCAGCTCCCTATGTTGA